One stretch of Aquimarina sp. Aq107 DNA includes these proteins:
- a CDS encoding DUF3667 domain-containing protein, with translation MTNCLNCETSYKGNFCPECGQKSTVEKITFSFLVNDFVSRFMDIDKGMLFNLQYLTTSPKKTVFDYIYGKRKNVFNPVSYALIATSLNLVIISLFEMHWVDTSKFENFEGELYSNSYEAGKFIGTYIKFFWLLNIVFLSLFSRLFFKTFSFLEHLAINCFIVGHATLLGILSYTILRFPIVFDPIVFIYIILLSFMIFQKKGERFETIVASIFSVFFSYLLFYIIPFIIVFLTK, from the coding sequence TTGACCAACTGTTTAAACTGCGAAACAAGTTATAAAGGAAACTTTTGCCCAGAATGTGGACAAAAAAGTACCGTAGAAAAAATTACCTTTTCTTTTCTGGTTAATGATTTTGTATCTAGATTCATGGATATAGATAAGGGAATGTTATTCAATCTTCAGTATTTAACTACATCTCCTAAAAAAACAGTTTTTGATTACATTTACGGAAAACGAAAAAATGTTTTTAATCCCGTAAGCTATGCCTTGATTGCTACCTCTCTAAATTTAGTTATAATTTCTTTATTTGAAATGCACTGGGTAGACACTTCTAAATTTGAAAATTTTGAAGGAGAATTATATTCTAATAGCTATGAAGCAGGTAAATTTATTGGGACTTATATAAAATTCTTTTGGTTACTTAATATTGTATTTCTTAGTTTATTTTCCAGATTATTTTTCAAAACATTTAGTTTTTTAGAACACCTTGCTATTAACTGCTTTATAGTAGGGCATGCAACTTTACTTGGCATACTATCTTATACTATTTTAAGATTTCCTATAGTTTTTGATCCTATTGTATTCATATATATCATATTGCTTAGTTTTATGATTTTCCAAAAAAAAGGAGAGAGATTCGAAACAATAGTTGCTTCTATTTTTTCTGTATTTTTTTCTTATCTACTTTTCTACATTATTCCTTTCATTATAGTATTTCTAACTAAATAG
- a CDS encoding nicotinic acid mononucleotide adenyltransferase, whose amino-acid sequence MKTLKLLSAFILGSMFLTSCVTEVVVEDDVFIEEPAITLNELLSTYEIWYVDIERTQGNGEIPFLQKAFTVSFKNGTFYANNNLVGIGSNGNGFGLDVGFYNTFRMEVDISHDIDGTYSLDVTQYGNNEIRLYDGVTNTSYYLIGYQRNTFDYDRVFYDNIHYFLHEYVTWEKVYTSDFGALNEFDNENYLQFLYYGSGDNFKSSEDVNVSNINDIYYDYSGYYAVDDVPNNFYMKNLTLDYDYLGNEYFELTVINDSKIELLHPASGTIYEFVGRGYLQFKSSKDGKPSQNDKRRLKKADFMKLTK is encoded by the coding sequence ATGAAGACTTTAAAATTACTTTCGGCTTTTATTTTAGGTTCAATGTTTCTAACTTCTTGTGTAACAGAAGTAGTAGTAGAAGATGATGTTTTTATTGAAGAACCTGCAATTACATTAAACGAATTATTAAGTACCTACGAAATATGGTATGTAGACATCGAGCGTACACAAGGGAATGGAGAAATTCCTTTTCTTCAGAAAGCGTTTACTGTTTCCTTTAAGAATGGAACTTTTTATGCTAATAATAACTTAGTAGGAATTGGAAGTAATGGAAATGGTTTTGGATTAGATGTTGGGTTTTACAATACGTTTAGAATGGAAGTTGATATTAGCCATGATATTGATGGCACGTATAGCCTTGATGTTACTCAATATGGAAATAATGAAATTAGATTGTATGATGGAGTTACTAATACTAGTTATTATCTAATAGGGTATCAAAGAAATACGTTTGATTATGATAGAGTGTTTTATGATAACATACATTACTTCTTACATGAATATGTTACTTGGGAAAAAGTATATACAAGTGATTTTGGAGCACTAAATGAGTTTGATAACGAAAATTATTTACAATTTTTATATTATGGATCAGGTGATAATTTTAAAAGTTCTGAAGACGTTAATGTGTCTAATATCAATGATATATACTATGATTATAGTGGCTATTATGCAGTAGATGATGTGCCTAATAATTTCTATATGAAAAATTTAACACTTGATTACGATTATTTGGGCAATGAATATTTCGAGTTAACCGTTATAAATGATAGTAAGATAGAATTATTACATCCTGCTTCTGGAACAATTTATGAATTTGTAGGTAGAGGATACCTTCAGTTTAAGAGTTCTAAAGATGGAAAACCATCTCAGAATGACAAAAGAAGATTAAAAAAAGCTGATTTTATGAAGCTTACAAAATAA
- the dprA gene encoding DNA-processing protein DprA — MTKEKLIALLTLKKVPNLGDSSIKKLIREIGSAEAVLKEKPANLLKIDGIGTIRIKEIHGIKHRNAAENELKFVEDNDINYTVYDEVDYPEKLKYCIDGPVVLFSKGNIDLKNRRILSIVGTRKVTNYGVKFCEELIETIVPLNPTIVSGFAYGVDITAHKAAVKHKLQTIGCLAHGLNQIYPKAHKKYMAQIEENGGFFTDFWSTDTFDRKNFLGRNRIIAGLSEATIVIESADKGGSLVTAEIANSYNRDVFAVPGRASDSLSAGCNMLIKTQRAHMLTSAADLIYILNWELKEKEQPIVQKQLFVELEGDEKRIYDFLSKNGKELLDVIALQCKIPTFKVASVLLNLELKGVIRPLPGKLFEII, encoded by the coding sequence ATGACTAAAGAAAAATTAATTGCCTTACTTACCTTAAAGAAAGTACCCAATCTTGGAGATAGTTCTATTAAGAAACTCATTAGAGAAATAGGCTCTGCAGAAGCCGTTTTGAAAGAAAAACCTGCTAATTTGTTAAAGATCGATGGTATTGGAACTATTAGAATCAAAGAAATACATGGTATAAAGCATCGTAATGCCGCAGAGAATGAGTTGAAGTTTGTGGAGGACAACGATATCAACTATACTGTTTATGACGAAGTTGATTATCCAGAAAAATTGAAATATTGTATAGATGGTCCTGTAGTTTTATTTAGCAAAGGAAATATTGATTTAAAAAATAGAAGGATACTTAGTATTGTTGGCACTAGAAAAGTTACTAATTATGGAGTAAAATTTTGCGAAGAACTAATTGAAACGATTGTTCCTTTAAACCCCACAATAGTCTCGGGTTTTGCTTATGGTGTTGATATCACTGCTCACAAAGCAGCTGTAAAGCATAAATTACAAACGATAGGGTGTCTTGCTCATGGATTAAATCAAATATATCCAAAAGCACATAAAAAATACATGGCACAAATAGAGGAAAATGGTGGGTTCTTTACAGATTTTTGGAGTACGGATACTTTTGATCGAAAGAATTTTTTGGGACGGAATCGTATTATTGCGGGATTAAGTGAAGCTACAATAGTAATTGAAAGTGCAGATAAGGGCGGTTCTTTAGTTACGGCAGAAATTGCAAATTCTTACAACAGAGACGTATTTGCTGTACCAGGAAGAGCTAGTGATTCACTAAGTGCCGGTTGTAATATGCTTATCAAAACACAAAGAGCACATATGTTAACTAGTGCTGCAGATTTGATTTATATCCTTAATTGGGAATTGAAAGAAAAAGAACAACCGATCGTGCAAAAACAACTTTTTGTGGAGTTAGAAGGTGATGAAAAAAGGATTTACGATTTTCTTAGCAAAAATGGAAAAGAGTTACTGGACGTGATTGCGTTACAATGTAAAATTCCAACCTTTAAAGTGGCTTCCGTTTTGCTCAATCTTGAGTTAAAAGGAGTAATACGACCATTACCTGGAAAATTGTTTGAAATTATATGA
- a CDS encoding NAD(P)H-dependent glycerol-3-phosphate dehydrogenase produces MDKELKFAVIGGGSWATAIVKMLTENLNEVGWYMRSVYALEHLKRQQHNPNYLSSVEFKMDQLKLTNDINEAVTYADYLIFAIPSAFLHKELQKLTASLEHKVIFSAIKGIVPETGLIVGEHFHDIYNIPFNNIGVITGPCHAEEVALERLSYLTIASNDEDKAKIVAKNLSSEYIKCKVSDDIIGTEYAAVLKNIYSVAAGIAHGLGYGDNFQSVLMSNAIREMKRFIKKIHKMKRNINDSAYLGDLLVTGYSIFSRNRMFGNMIGKGYTVKSAQMEMNMVAEGYYAAKTAYELDATSSTRTPIIDAVHDILYENKNPKKIFKKLTDKLD; encoded by the coding sequence ATGGATAAAGAATTAAAATTTGCTGTGATTGGCGGTGGTAGTTGGGCTACAGCTATCGTAAAAATGCTTACTGAAAATCTAAATGAAGTAGGTTGGTATATGCGAAGTGTATATGCTTTAGAACATCTAAAGAGACAACAGCACAATCCGAATTATCTAAGTTCTGTAGAGTTTAAGATGGATCAACTTAAGCTTACTAACGATATTAATGAAGCAGTTACTTATGCAGATTATTTAATTTTTGCGATACCATCTGCTTTTTTACATAAGGAATTGCAAAAGCTTACTGCATCTTTAGAACACAAAGTTATTTTCTCTGCCATTAAAGGAATTGTACCAGAAACAGGTTTGATCGTTGGAGAACACTTTCATGATATTTATAATATTCCTTTTAATAATATCGGCGTAATTACTGGTCCTTGCCATGCAGAGGAAGTCGCTCTCGAACGTCTTTCATACCTAACAATTGCATCTAACGATGAAGACAAGGCAAAAATCGTTGCCAAAAACTTAAGTAGTGAATACATCAAATGTAAAGTAAGTGATGATATTATTGGTACGGAGTATGCTGCTGTATTAAAAAATATTTACTCTGTAGCAGCAGGAATTGCCCACGGATTAGGATATGGAGATAATTTCCAAAGTGTTTTAATGAGTAATGCTATTCGCGAAATGAAACGTTTTATTAAAAAGATTCATAAAATGAAACGTAATATTAACGATTCGGCATACCTAGGAGATCTACTTGTTACTGGATATTCTATTTTTTCGCGTAATCGTATGTTTGGTAATATGATCGGTAAAGGCTATACCGTAAAAAGTGCTCAAATGGAAATGAATATGGTTGCCGAGGGATATTATGCTGCCAAAACTGCTTATGAACTGGATGCTACCAGTAGTACTCGTACTCCAATAATTGATGCAGTGCACGATATATTATATGAAAACAAAAATCCAAAAAAAATATTCAAGAAACTGACAGACAAGTTAGACTGA
- a CDS encoding nuclear transport factor 2 family protein, protein MKELIEKFYTGLSEGNAEKMISCYHDDIVFEDPGFGKLKGERAKKMWQMLCKNGKDLKVEFSKVEADDQKGSAHWEAWYSFSQTGRSVHNSIDAEFEFKDGKIIKHTDHFNLHKWASQAIGWKGKLLGGTSFFKKKLHQQTNKLLDKFQAS, encoded by the coding sequence ATGAAAGAACTTATCGAAAAATTTTATACTGGATTAAGCGAAGGAAATGCAGAGAAAATGATTTCTTGTTATCACGATGATATTGTTTTTGAAGATCCTGGTTTCGGAAAATTAAAAGGTGAAAGAGCCAAAAAAATGTGGCAAATGCTTTGTAAAAATGGGAAAGATCTTAAAGTAGAGTTCTCTAAAGTAGAAGCAGATGATCAAAAAGGTTCTGCACACTGGGAGGCTTGGTATAGTTTTAGTCAAACAGGAAGGTCTGTTCATAATAGTATCGATGCCGAATTCGAATTTAAAGATGGTAAAATCATAAAACATACTGATCATTTTAACCTACACAAATGGGCTTCGCAGGCAATTGGCTGGAAAGGAAAATTACTTGGAGGAACTAGTTTTTTTAAGAAAAAACTACATCAACAGACAAATAAATTACTTGATAAATTCCAAGCATCCTAA
- a CDS encoding SPOR domain-containing protein, with amino-acid sequence MNHTAKYISELLYRYECVILPGFGAFLTKRQPAMIQESTHAFFPPQKIISFNSQLQNNDGLLANYIATAENISYTDAVAKIQRYVLSLRNKMANGKRLELNGIGSFYTSVEDTLQFEPSQSTNYLTEAFGLNSFISPSILREEQKITQKVVMPQVTRETYKEQVEAIEEITPIAFTPEKRRERPYLKYAAVAAIGLIIGSLGLYQVNTQTNLENGRMLVKAEEEIQNRIQEATFDITSPLPAINLNIIKADAASVERSENTTVEVINTSGKYHIIAGAFRIKANAHKKIQKLKSKGFDARLIGINKYGLHQVVYNTFEDRLEALKALQKIKKQQDRRAWLLVQK; translated from the coding sequence ATGAATCATACAGCAAAATACATAAGTGAATTATTATATAGATACGAATGTGTAATCTTACCAGGATTTGGTGCTTTTTTGACAAAGCGACAACCTGCTATGATTCAGGAATCTACTCATGCTTTTTTTCCTCCTCAAAAAATTATTTCTTTTAATAGCCAACTACAAAACAATGATGGTCTATTAGCCAATTACATAGCAACTGCAGAAAATATATCCTATACTGATGCTGTTGCAAAAATCCAGCGTTATGTTTTGTCACTTAGAAATAAGATGGCGAATGGTAAAAGACTTGAATTGAATGGAATTGGTTCTTTTTACACTTCTGTGGAAGATACTTTACAATTTGAACCTTCTCAGAGCACAAATTATTTAACTGAAGCTTTCGGCTTAAACTCTTTTATTTCTCCTTCAATTCTTAGAGAAGAACAAAAGATTACTCAGAAAGTAGTAATGCCTCAGGTAACTAGAGAAACTTATAAAGAGCAGGTCGAAGCAATTGAAGAAATTACACCAATTGCATTTACTCCAGAAAAAAGAAGAGAACGCCCTTATTTAAAATATGCAGCGGTTGCCGCAATTGGGCTTATCATAGGGTCTTTAGGCTTATACCAAGTTAATACTCAGACCAATTTAGAAAACGGTCGTATGTTAGTAAAAGCCGAAGAAGAAATTCAAAATAGAATCCAAGAGGCTACTTTTGATATTACGAGTCCATTACCTGCTATTAATCTTAACATCATTAAAGCGGATGCGGCTTCTGTAGAGCGCTCAGAAAATACAACTGTTGAAGTTATAAATACTTCTGGAAAATATCATATTATTGCTGGAGCCTTTAGAATAAAAGCAAATGCTCATAAAAAAATACAAAAACTAAAATCAAAAGGGTTTGATGCACGTTTAATTGGCATTAACAAATATGGATTGCATCAAGTTGTCTATAATACCTTTGAGGATAGATTAGAAGCCCTAAAAGCATTACAAAAAATCAAAAAACAACAAGATCGTCGTGCTTGGTTATTAGTTCAAAAATAA
- a CDS encoding glycoside hydrolase family 3 N-terminal domain-containing protein codes for MRYFSLLLLSVLSIIQSNAQSKKFGLQDFYTYNSELEYTVDSIYNTLSERQQVAQMIISSAGELGKPMATVKKLTENDAIGGVVFLKGSKKTHTESINTLNAISSKNKTLPLLFSMDAEPSLFASRIKGAKDVGKTIDIKTEAQSDVVVNTINTELREIGVHHNYAPVLDISASNEAIKSRSYGSDKDAVITLANQFIKCTQAGGIIATAKHFPGHGLVKGDTHKQSVYIDGPLQEVDNYKKIIEDGVLSIMIAHITIQNNEKYGTDGLPSSCSRKIITGLLKEEMGFKGIIISDALNIMKAVTILDNAPLLASKAGCDLILMPQNENATINAILSEMKTNPAYKKQVVQSVKKILRLKVCGGVI; via the coding sequence ATGCGATATTTTTCATTATTACTACTTTCAGTTTTATCTATTATTCAAAGCAATGCACAATCTAAAAAATTCGGGTTACAGGATTTTTACACCTACAATTCCGAATTGGAGTATACCGTAGACTCTATCTATAATACACTTTCAGAAAGACAACAAGTAGCTCAAATGATCATATCATCAGCTGGAGAGTTAGGAAAACCTATGGCTACAGTGAAAAAATTGACCGAAAATGACGCCATCGGAGGTGTGGTCTTTCTTAAAGGAAGTAAAAAAACACATACAGAAAGTATTAACACCTTAAATGCAATTTCTTCTAAAAATAAGACACTGCCTCTACTTTTTAGCATGGACGCAGAGCCCAGTTTATTTGCCAGTCGAATTAAAGGAGCAAAAGACGTTGGAAAAACAATTGACATAAAAACCGAGGCACAATCTGATGTAGTAGTTAATACAATTAATACAGAACTTAGAGAAATTGGAGTACATCATAATTACGCACCTGTTTTAGACATAAGTGCCAGTAATGAAGCGATTAAATCCAGAAGTTATGGTAGCGATAAGGATGCAGTAATTACTTTGGCCAATCAATTTATAAAATGTACGCAAGCAGGTGGAATCATCGCCACTGCAAAACATTTTCCTGGTCATGGTTTGGTAAAAGGAGATACTCACAAACAAAGTGTTTATATTGATGGTCCATTACAGGAAGTAGATAATTATAAAAAGATTATTGAAGATGGTGTATTATCCATTATGATTGCGCACATAACCATCCAAAATAACGAGAAATATGGAACTGATGGATTGCCTTCTAGCTGTTCTAGAAAAATTATTACAGGATTACTAAAAGAAGAAATGGGGTTTAAGGGAATTATAATTTCTGATGCTTTAAATATTATGAAAGCTGTTACTATTCTTGATAACGCACCTTTATTGGCTTCTAAAGCGGGTTGTGATCTAATTTTAATGCCTCAAAACGAAAATGCCACCATAAATGCAATTCTTTCTGAAATGAAAACAAACCCTGCTTATAAAAAACAAGTTGTTCAATCCGTTAAGAAGATACTTCGTTTAAAGGTTTGTGGTGGGGTTATTTAA
- a CDS encoding 3-hydroxyanthranilate 3,4-dioxygenase, which produces MGIRKPFNLDKWIKENRDTLKPPVGNKNLYKDAGDYIIMIVAGPNARKDYHYNETEELFYQLEGEIEVHIQEDGKKETMKLGPGDMYLHPAKVPHSPVRHEGSIGLVIERKRVDLEAEDGLLWFCDNCNTKLHEVYFKLNDIEKDFLKHFKDFYGSQSLRTCNNCGAEMPVDKRFVTES; this is translated from the coding sequence ATGGGAATTCGAAAACCTTTTAATCTTGATAAATGGATAAAAGAAAATAGAGACACACTTAAGCCTCCTGTGGGTAATAAAAATTTATACAAAGATGCGGGAGATTACATCATAATGATTGTTGCTGGTCCCAATGCAAGAAAGGATTATCATTATAATGAAACAGAAGAGTTATTTTACCAATTAGAAGGCGAGATAGAAGTTCATATACAAGAGGATGGTAAAAAAGAAACTATGAAATTAGGACCAGGTGATATGTACTTACATCCTGCAAAAGTTCCACATTCTCCAGTACGTCATGAGGGATCTATAGGCTTGGTAATAGAAAGAAAACGTGTTGATTTAGAGGCTGAAGATGGATTATTATGGTTTTGTGATAACTGTAATACTAAATTACACGAGGTTTATTTTAAGCTAAATGATATTGAAAAGGATTTCCTTAAACATTTTAAAGATTTTTATGGTAGTCAATCTTTAAGAACTTGTAATAATTGTGGTGCAGAAATGCCAGTAGATAAGAGGTTTGTTACAGAATCATAA
- a CDS encoding aldehyde dehydrogenase family protein: MAAIATDFGIEEALKQLGVSDLNKGTSTGSDWFSNGDEISSFSPVDGNLIGKVTTTTSNDYEKVIEKAQSAFKSWKLMPAPLRGEIVRQFGEELRVLKEPLGKLVSYEMGKSYQEGLGEVQEMIDICDFAVGLSRQLHGLTMHSERPGHRMYEQYHPLGIVGIISAFNFPVAVWAWNTALAWICGDVCVWKPSEKTPLCGIACQNIIAKVLKDNDIPEGVSCLINGDYKVGEMMTTDKRIPLISATGSTRMGKIVGATVGERLGKSLLELGGNNAIIVTPDADIKMTVIGAVFGAVGTAGQRCTSTRRLIIHDSIYDKVKNAVVDAYKQLRIGNPLDENNHVGPLIDKDAVSGYQNALEKVVKEGGNIVVDGGVLSGEGYESGCYVKPAIAEADNSFEIVQHETFAPVLYLLKYSGDVENAIEVQNGVAQGLSSAIMTNNLREAERFLSHAGSDCGIANVNIGTSGAEIGGAFGGEKETGGGRESGSDAWKVYMRRQTNTINYTTELPLAQGIKFDL, encoded by the coding sequence ATGGCAGCTATAGCAACAGATTTTGGAATAGAAGAAGCATTAAAGCAATTAGGTGTTTCTGATCTTAACAAAGGAACTTCTACGGGTTCTGATTGGTTTTCTAATGGTGATGAAATTTCATCTTTTTCTCCAGTAGATGGTAATTTGATAGGAAAAGTTACTACTACGACGAGTAATGATTATGAGAAGGTTATTGAGAAAGCGCAATCGGCTTTTAAATCTTGGAAGTTAATGCCTGCTCCGCTTAGAGGAGAGATTGTTAGACAGTTTGGAGAAGAATTAAGAGTTTTAAAAGAGCCTCTAGGTAAATTAGTTTCTTATGAGATGGGTAAATCTTATCAAGAAGGACTGGGAGAAGTTCAGGAGATGATTGATATCTGTGATTTTGCTGTTGGTTTATCTAGACAATTACACGGATTAACCATGCATTCAGAGCGACCTGGACATAGAATGTATGAACAGTATCATCCTTTAGGAATAGTAGGTATTATATCTGCTTTTAACTTTCCTGTGGCTGTTTGGGCTTGGAATACAGCTTTAGCTTGGATATGTGGTGATGTTTGTGTTTGGAAACCAAGTGAGAAAACACCACTTTGTGGTATTGCTTGTCAAAATATAATAGCTAAAGTTTTAAAAGATAATGATATTCCAGAAGGCGTTTCTTGTCTTATTAACGGAGATTATAAAGTAGGAGAAATGATGACTACCGATAAACGAATTCCGTTAATTTCTGCGACAGGATCTACCAGAATGGGTAAAATTGTTGGAGCTACGGTTGGAGAACGTTTAGGGAAATCATTATTAGAGCTTGGAGGAAATAATGCGATTATTGTAACTCCGGACGCTGATATTAAAATGACCGTGATTGGTGCTGTTTTTGGTGCTGTTGGAACAGCAGGACAGCGCTGTACTTCTACAAGAAGATTGATTATACATGATTCAATTTATGATAAAGTAAAAAATGCTGTCGTAGACGCTTATAAGCAATTGCGTATTGGAAATCCTTTAGACGAAAATAACCATGTAGGCCCCCTTATTGATAAAGATGCTGTAAGTGGATACCAAAATGCTTTGGAAAAAGTAGTAAAAGAAGGAGGAAACATTGTAGTAGATGGTGGTGTTCTTTCTGGAGAAGGATATGAAAGTGGATGTTATGTAAAACCTGCAATCGCTGAGGCTGATAATTCTTTCGAAATTGTTCAACATGAAACATTTGCTCCAGTTTTATATTTACTAAAATATAGTGGTGATGTAGAAAATGCAATTGAGGTTCAGAATGGTGTTGCTCAGGGATTATCTTCAGCAATAATGACTAATAATTTACGCGAAGCAGAAAGATTCTTGTCTCATGCAGGATCAGATTGTGGAATTGCTAATGTAAACATTGGAACCTCTGGTGCCGAAATTGGAGGTGCTTTTGGAGGAGAGAAAGAAACTGGAGGTGGAAGAGAATCCGGTTCTGATGCTTGGAAAGTATATATGAGAAGACAAACAAATACTATAAATTACACAACAGAATTACCTCTTGCACAAGGTATTAAGTTTGATTTATAA
- a CDS encoding VF530 family DNA-binding protein, with the protein MDNQNKTIKKQPNNPLHGMKLLTILELLVDHYGWEGLSNKISINSFKNDPSIKSSLKFLRKTQWARDKVERLYLELDSMNK; encoded by the coding sequence ATGGACAATCAAAACAAAACCATCAAAAAACAACCAAATAATCCATTACACGGAATGAAGTTGTTAACTATACTAGAATTGCTTGTAGACCATTATGGTTGGGAAGGATTGTCTAATAAAATTTCTATCAATTCTTTTAAGAATGACCCATCTATTAAATCTAGTCTTAAGTTTTTAAGAAAAACACAATGGGCACGAGATAAAGTTGAACGCCTTTATCTAGAATTAGATAGTATGAATAAATAA
- a CDS encoding SGNH/GDSL hydrolase family protein, whose product MNKNVYSILLIVFMLFFGCSSDDTSSLEIIEEEDQTEEVKTFSFLALGDSYTFGEGVTEDQTWPFQLKDAFATPSKKIDNVKIFATTGWTTTNLIAAMEESSLQSRDLVSLMIGVNNQFQRVDFTTFELEFNELLSKAISLANNDKDHVIVISIPDYGVTPFGSNNSEIIASEIDNYNAYIKQKCIEQQIAFIDVTPISRELGDSEGALVADDLHPSPFQYSLWVEKIVPVVKEILE is encoded by the coding sequence ATGAATAAAAATGTATATTCAATTCTTCTTATAGTTTTTATGCTCTTTTTCGGGTGTTCATCAGATGATACCTCTTCCTTAGAAATTATTGAAGAAGAAGATCAAACTGAAGAAGTTAAAACATTCTCTTTTTTAGCATTGGGAGACTCTTATACATTTGGTGAGGGAGTTACAGAAGATCAGACTTGGCCGTTCCAACTAAAGGATGCTTTTGCTACACCTTCTAAAAAAATTGATAATGTGAAAATTTTTGCCACAACTGGGTGGACTACAACCAATCTTATAGCGGCTATGGAAGAAAGTAGTTTACAAAGTCGTGATTTAGTTTCTCTAATGATTGGAGTAAATAATCAATTCCAAAGAGTAGATTTTACAACCTTCGAATTAGAGTTTAATGAACTATTAAGTAAAGCAATATCACTTGCCAATAATGACAAAGATCACGTAATTGTTATTTCTATACCTGATTATGGTGTAACACCTTTTGGTTCTAATAATAGTGAAATAATTGCATCAGAAATTGATAACTATAATGCTTACATAAAACAAAAGTGTATAGAGCAACAAATTGCGTTTATTGATGTTACTCCAATCTCCAGAGAACTCGGAGACTCAGAAGGAGCTTTGGTTGCAGATGATTTACATCCAAGTCCGTTTCAATATAGTTTATGGGTAGAAAAAATAGTGCCTGTTGTTAAAGAAATACTTGAATAA
- a CDS encoding sulfurtransferase gives MNTLEFPSPIVSVDWVFKHLDHPDLIILDASIKKVTSSLASNQELQIPKARFFDIKKSFSDQDSNLPNMFPSSDFFEKNCRKLGINTNSKIIVYDTLGIYSSPRAWWMFTSFGHKNVAVLDGGLPEWIKNELPTENKGTTTKFLLGDFKINDHSKYTVDAKNILFEMNSTKSVILDARSYGRFKAIDPEPRTDLKGGHIPNSLNLPYTKVLQYGKMLPTKELTTLFDDFEIGNKKLIFSCGSGITACVILLAAHLAGYTDLWIYDGSWSEWGQLKDAPIHC, from the coding sequence ATGAATACTTTAGAATTTCCATCACCAATAGTTTCAGTAGATTGGGTATTTAAGCATTTAGATCACCCAGATCTTATTATTCTTGATGCAAGTATTAAAAAAGTGACTTCTTCTCTAGCATCTAATCAAGAATTACAAATTCCAAAAGCTCGATTTTTTGATATCAAAAAATCCTTTTCTGATCAAGATTCGAACTTACCAAATATGTTTCCTTCTTCTGATTTTTTTGAAAAAAATTGTAGAAAATTAGGTATCAACACTAACTCAAAAATTATAGTGTATGATACTTTAGGTATATACTCAAGTCCAAGAGCATGGTGGATGTTTACTTCTTTTGGTCATAAAAATGTAGCAGTACTTGATGGCGGATTACCCGAATGGATCAAAAACGAATTACCTACTGAAAATAAAGGGACTACGACCAAATTTCTATTAGGTGATTTTAAAATAAACGATCATTCCAAATATACTGTTGACGCTAAAAATATTTTATTTGAAATGAACAGTACAAAATCTGTAATCCTTGATGCACGTTCATATGGAAGATTTAAAGCCATCGATCCAGAACCCAGAACTGATCTAAAAGGAGGACATATCCCTAATTCATTAAATTTGCCTTACACAAAAGTATTACAGTATGGAAAGATGCTTCCCACAAAAGAACTAACAACACTATTTGATGATTTTGAAATCGGAAATAAAAAATTGATCTTTAGCTGCGGTTCAGGTATAACTGCTTGTGTAATTTTATTAGCAGCTCATCTTGCTGGATATACTGACTTGTGGATTTATGATGGTTCTTGGAGCGAATGGGGACAATTAAAAGATGCTCCGATCCATTGTTAA